The Zygotorulaspora mrakii chromosome 3, complete sequence genome includes a region encoding these proteins:
- the ATP19 gene encoding F1F0 ATP synthase subunit k (similar to Saccharomyces cerevisiae ATP19 (YOL077W- A); ancestral locus Anc_3.128) translates to MGAAYHIMGRTVPSHFLALGTIGLVALIAIPNPFSSKKGESIDFNAGSKDEEKFIKEYLAKHAGAPHKQ, encoded by the coding sequence ATGGGTGCCGCATACCATATTATGGGAAGAACCGTTCCTTCTCATTTCTTAGCGCTTGGAACTATCGGTTTGGTAGCCTTGATTGCTATTCCCAATCCGTTCTCCTCCAAGAAGGGAGAGAGCATTGATTTCAATGCTGGTTCTAAGGATGAggaaaaattcatcaaggAATACTTGGCAAAACATGCCGGAGCACCTCACAAGCAGTAG
- the BRX1 gene encoding ribosome biogenesis protein BRX1 (similar to Saccharomyces cerevisiae BRX1 (YOL077C); ancestral locus Anc_3.129), producing the protein MSSIFKALAGKGKRSQQGKSQEPNEKQFMNKQRTLLISSRGVNFRHRHLIQDLYSLLPHSRKEPKLDTKKDLQQLNEIAELYNCNNILFFEARKHQDLYMWLSKPPNGPTIKFYLQNLHTMDELNFTGNCLKGSRPVLSFDRRFETSPHYQLIKELLVHNFGVPPMARKSKPFIDHVMSFSIVDDKIWVRTYEVSHTARNKQEYEDKPEEEAEDISLVEIGPRFVMTVILILEGSFGGPKIYENKQYVSPNFVRAQEKQQAAIEAKARADAAVQRKIKKRESVIAADPLSNEAVFKD; encoded by the coding sequence ATGTCatcaatcttcaaagcatTGGCCGGTAAGGGGAAAAGATCTCAACAAGGAAAGTCGCAAGAGCCTAACGAGAAACAGTTCATGAATAAACAGCGTACCCTGTTGATCTCCAGTAGGGGTGTGAATTTTAGACATCGTCATTTAATCCAGGATCTTTACTCGCTGTTGCCacattcaagaaaagagccCAAGTTGGACACGAAGAAGGATCTACAGCAGTTGAATGAGATTGCCGAGCTATATAACTGTAACAacattttgttttttgagGCAAGAAAACACCAGGATCTATATATGTGGCTATCCAAACCACCTAACGGACCTACAATCAAGTTCTATCTGCAGAATCTTCATACGATGGATGAGCTGAACTTTACAGGTAATTGTCTGAAGGGTTCACGTCCTGTGTTGTCGTTCGACCGCAGATTCGAGACCTCACCACACtatcaattgatcaagGAACTACTGGTGCATAATTTTGGAGTTCCTCCCATGGCGAGAAAGTCCAAGCCATTTATTGATCACGTTATGTCTTTTAGTATTGTCGATGACAAGATATGGGTAAGAACGTATGAAGTCTCTCACACAGCAAGGAATAAACAAGAATACGAGGATAAACCTGAAGAAGAGGCTGAGGATATTTCTTTGGTGGAAATAGGTCCAAGATTCGTCATGACAGTTATCTTGATACTGGAGGGTTCATTTGGTGGTCCCAAGATTTACGAGAACAAACAGTACGTTTCACCAAACTTTGTAAGAGCTCAAGAAAAGCAACAAGCCGCAATTGAAGCAAAGGCAAGAGCAGATGCTGCtgttcaaagaaaaataaagaaaagggAATCTGTAATTGCCGCTGATCCTTTGTCCAACGAAgcagttttcaaagattaa
- the MDM20 gene encoding Mdm20p (similar to Saccharomyces cerevisiae MDM20 (YOL076W); ancestral locus Anc_3.130), with the protein MDREILDLIEKENFKRCHEKIGTLRKQYPNNSYLKVLETYVKYRQSPKKFDYESSLGQIYGPKGSTITSDLSALNMLHTFFFELGKYDEALQIYERANFKYPSFNSALQWFEKSLEDSNFRHLIRASQKMGKLCVDGDVSNPTSRDYSFWYALSILALFKFQRDQVTDQEARLLPQLAYRTLCTAKPFQSTQEVTVFCLVCTELFPGDLSKSNEVVSEIKPHLDKSLDLYLKNFLIKHIPEDDYKTMFDVCRRILAKIDDYELIMQLSRSGYHLGKSKTEIIEIIHSLVGDSRNSRLSYLENDKIFDGRISESSLLHYLSKYHEKPCCIVDIKRYMQSVDSDALKSVFDSLDNQSLIHDSNAFDLHLTESDSGHLYNKHKESLKSKPTTDYSTCSKFILDKVQSILFKNQNEPILKDVLLAVSLLENYQRLDPHNFDTGVCLISLYMHLGCVPLAFSLFLEFKSKNMQIDSFDYIMFSRYSTLFPSKDSDFLRGLKDSQDRFYRASMERYSQFMRLALKKKAYSKILGLIEFRDRLQRSSMKWMMSYERLQLARLCNDKKSDLLHTLHDDFRYLEAGGSLKFSDNRDWTLFGSNVTKDNLPSTLDYLNINEQTIALNCIKELMIEAIPTKQVNDEFIDRLLTETLSGKELQTALEQSFDEIDMWSFNVFYDLYKTDGSKLTSHLRDIKTETELSTCWKLSHVYLTQIQTLKTLDNFKRIKDNEAKKLIKTKLSDLRYNCDDSYAVYISQLSSACESLSRGDSHALLKSLDFTPIKLEPIKSSIQSVQKTIRNL; encoded by the coding sequence ATGGATCGGGAGATACTGGATCTCATTGAGAAGGAGAATTTTAAACGGTGCCATGAAAAGATAGGTACTTTAAGAAAACAGTATCCGAATAACTCATACTTGAAAGTATTGGAAACATACGTGAAATATCGTCAATCCcccaaaaaatttgattatGAAAGCTCATTGGGTCAAATTTATGGACCAAAAGGCTCAACAATTACCAGCGATTTATCAGCTTTGAACATGCttcatacttttttttttgaactggGCAAATACGATGAAGCTTTGCAAATATACGAACGAGCCAATTTCAAGTATCCTTCATTCAATTCAGCCTTGCAAtggtttgaaaaatctttggaGGACTCGAATTTCAGGCACCTTATTCGCGCCAGTCAAAAGATGGGGAAGCTATGCGTGGATGGCGATGTTTCGAATCCGACTTCACGCGATTACTCTTTCTGGTATGCCCTTTCTATATTGGCCCTCTTCAAGTTTCAACGAGATCAAGTCACTGATCAAGAAGCAAGGTTATTGCCTCAACTAGCATACAGAACACTATGCACAGCTAAACCTTTTCAGTCGACGCAAGAGGTTACCGTGTTTTGCCTGGTCTGTACGGAATTGTTTCCCGGAGATCTTTCGAAGTCGAATGAAGTCGTTTCTGAAATTAAGCCTCATTTAGATAAGTCACTGGATTtgtatttgaagaattttctgaTAAAACATATTCCGGAAGATGATTATAAGACCATGTTCGACGTGTGCCGTAGAATTTTGGCCAAGATTGACGACTATGAGTTGATAATGCAGCTGTCACGTTCAGGATATCACTTGGGAAAGTCAAAAACAGAAATAATTGAGATTATCCACTCTTTAGTCGGTGATTCCAGGAACAGTAGACTTtcatatttggaaaacGATAAAATTTTCGACGGAAGAATATCTGAGTCGTCATTGTTACATTATCtatcaaaatatcatgAAAAACCGTGTTGTATTGTCGACATCAAACGCTACATGCAGTCTGTCGATAGTGACGCACTAAAATCGGTATTTGATTCCTTGGATAATCAGAGTTTGATTCATGATTCAAATGCATTTGATTTACATCTAACTGAATCTGATTCAGGACATCTTTACAATAAACACAAGGAATCCTTAAAATCGAAACCAACGACGGACTACTCAACATGCTCCAAGTTTATCTTGGATAAAGTCCAATCAATACTATTTAAGAATCAAAATGAACCAATCTTGAAAGATGTATTACTTGCAGTTTCCCTACTTGAAAATTACCAAAGATTAGACCCACATAATTTTGATACGGGGGTTTGCTTAATATCACTTTACATGCATTTGGGATGCGTTCCTTTGGCTTTTTCGTTGTTTTTGGagttcaaatcaaaaaacaTGCAAATTGATAGTTTCGATTATATCATGTTTTCGCGGTATTCTACTTTATTCCCTTCCAAGGACAGCGACTTCCTTAGAGGCTTAAAAGATTCACAAGATAGGTTTTATCGGGCATCTATGGAGAGATACTCTCAATTCATGAGACTggcattgaagaaaaaagcttATAGTAAAATACTTGGACTGATCGAATTTAGAGACAGATTACAGAGATCAAGCATGAAATGGATGATGTCATATGAAAGACTTCAATTAGCAAGATTGTGTAATGACAAAAAAAGCGATCTACTTCATACCCTGCACGATGACTTCAGGTATTTGGAGGCCGGAGGAAGTTTAAAGTTCTCAGACAATAGAGATTGGACATTATTCGGCTCTAACGTCACAAAGGATAACCTACCATCAACACTTGATTATTTGAATATCAATGAACAGACTATAGCACTCAACTGTATTAAAGAACTCATGATAGAAGCAATTCCAACAAAGCAAGTGAATGACGAATTTATTGATAGACTTCTAACGGAAACATTGAGTGGAAAAGAACTCCAAACTGCTTTAGAACAATCATTTGATGAGATAGACATGTGGTCTTTCAATGTCTTTTACGATCTGTACAAAACAGATGGTTCAAAGCTAACTAGCCATCTTCGTGATATAAAAACGGAAACTGAGTTGAGCACTTGCTGGAAATTGTCGCACGTTTATTTAACTCAAATACAAACCCTAAAAACTCTCGACAACTTCAAGAGAATTAAAGATAATGAAGCTAAAAAATTaatcaaaacaaaactAAGCGATCTAAGATACAACTGCGATGATTCATATGCTGTATATATTTCACAATTATCTTCGGCTTGCGAGTCTCTTTCCAGAGGTGACAGTCATGCTCTGCTAAAATCATTGGATTTCACGCCTATAAAACTTGAACCAATCAAGAGCTCAATACAATCTGTCCAAAAAACTATTCGGAACCTATAA
- a CDS encoding uncharacterized protein (similar to Saccharomyces cerevisiae YBR138C; ancestral locus Anc_3.131) — MENTSQSRILEPIDSNSLSLISLSSASNLQENVSENLNKPSFIRPVSPPLFESAETSQNKWQFDRKEFAFESNSTPSKKTDSILQPLIHNRKRRSQLMGAKPRVPSKLQHTTSKLHHATSKLDLLDENKLTTLPICPPRGSERSSLNVKRLKLNPVNEIRIHTDMENRRISYGIPLLLAGESGNDDEDGEENEHPIVLIEDYIKYSGGPHERCTKKKVSIADLKSKMSKRKDMHIPIKLKTPKTALSKSSSSSLTLTPYVFGEESTRNEFASGRVSDNQTLNGNERSSNNDNDYDKEDACENEVDIGVDLSNVSDSVRNILDVIMKPKTQENDKYLSNLRIQSQLRTCVICDSPLYEISSLISDADDFKEIVCGNCTEKYEEAAKVFENYEFETSGEISIDSSLSSMNSALELTHGETSVLEEPVRPATPTMTLQTQDRFSQELIRRLQVQSQRQSSSRKNAKDVFDCPTMAWFLDAKKKIRWRWRASGLLPRFLTNHYDSKHMSSN; from the coding sequence ATGGAAAACACTTCTCAATCTAGAATTCTTGAACCAATAGACTCCAATTCATTATCTTTAATATCACTGTCTTCAGCTTCCAACCTTCAAGAGAATGTTTCAGAAAATCTCAATAAGCCTTCCTTCATCCGTCCTGTGAGTCCTCCTCTGTTCGAAAGCGCAGAAACGTCACAGAACAAATGGCAATTCGATCGAAAAGAATTCGCATTCGAGAGTAATAGTACCCCTTCCAAAAAGACTGACAGTATCTTACAGCCACTGATTCACAACAGAAAGAGGCGCTCCCAATTAATGGGAGCTAAGCCTAGGGTTCCCTCAAAGCTACAGCATACGACATCAAAGCTACATCATGCGACTTCAAAGCTGGACTTATtagatgaaaataaactcACAACATTGCCCATTTGCCCACCAAGGGGTAGTGAGAGAAGCTCGTTGAATGTAAAGCGGTTGAAGTTAAATCCCGTGAATGAAATCCGCATACATACCGATATGGAGAATAGACGAATAAGCTATGGAATACCATTGTTGCTAGCTGGTGAATCTGGAAATGATGACGAGGATGGTGAGGAAAACGAACATCCAATTGTTCTAATCGAAGACTACATAAAATACTCAGGTGGGCCACATGAACGCTGTACCAAGAAGAAAGTATCAATCgctgatttgaaaagcaaaATGAGCAAAAGGAAGGATATGCATATTCCGATTAAACTGAAGACCCCTAAAACAGCACTGTCCAAGTCATCAAGCTCTTCACTGACATTAACTCCCTATGTCTTCGGAGAAGAATCTACTAGGAATGAATTCGCGTCGGGTCGGGTCTCTGACAATCAGACATTAAACGGAAACGAGAGGTCTAgcaataatgataatgacTACGATAAAGAGGATGCATGCGAAAATGAAGTGGATATTGGTGTAGACCTCTCGAACGTCTCAGATAGTGTGCGAAATATTTTGGATGTCATTATGAAACCAAAAACTCAGGAAAACGATAAATACTTAAGTAATCTACGGATTCAATCACAACTGAGAACTTGTGTTATATGTGACAGTCCGCTTTATGAGATTAGCTCACTTATTTCAGATGCTGATGATTTCAAGGAGATCGTTTGCGGTAACTgtactgaaaaatatgagGAAGCGGCCAaagtatttgaaaactaTGAGTTTGAGACGTCCGGTGAAATCAGCATTGACTCCTCATTGAGCAGTATGAATAGCGCATTAGAACTTACGCATGGCGAAACAAGCGTACTGGAAGAACCTGTACGACCTGCTACCCCAACGATGACATTACAAACACAGGATAGATTCTCGCAGGAACTGATAAGAAGGCTACAAGTCCAGTCTCAGAGACAAAGTTCTTCCAGAAAAAACGCAAAAGATGTGTTCGACTGTCCCACAATGGCGTGGTTCCTCGACgctaaaaagaaaattagGTGGAGATGGAGGGCAAGTGGATTATTGCCTCGATTTTTGACAAATCATTACGATTCTAAGCATATGAGTAGCAATTAA